In Fusobacterium massiliense, a single window of DNA contains:
- the argS gene encoding arginine--tRNA ligase, protein MKIVSRELTDIFQDLVAKLYPNVELKPVEITIATNEKFGDYQCNFAMINSKIIGDNPRNIAENIKNNFPYGAVVEKLEVAGPGFINIFLSNKFLSETINKIGEKYDFSFLNTKGDVVIDFSSPNIAKRMHIGHLRSTIIGESISRIYKYLGYNVVADNHIGDWGTQFGKLIVGYRKWLNQEAYKTNPIEELERVYVKFSDEADENPALEDEARAELKKLQDGEEENTKLWKEFIEASLQEYNKLYKRLDIHFDTYYGESFYNDMMGDVLKELIDKNIAKDDQGAKVVFFNEEDNLYPCIVQKKDGAYLYSTSDIATIKFRKNTYDVNKLVYLTDSRQQDHFKQVFKITDMLDWNIEKHHIWFGIIRFADAILSTRKGNIIKLEELLDEAHTRAYNIVNEKNSSLSEEEKQNIAEIVGTSSVKYADLSQNKQSDIMFEWDKILSFEGNTAPYLLYTYARIQSILRKVEEQGFDLKDIELNLTNNFERNLANHLLNLPISVLKSAETFKPNLIADYLYELSKKLNTFYNNCPILNQEENILKTRALLIKKTGEVLKEGLALLGISVLNKM, encoded by the coding sequence ATGAAAATAGTTAGTAGAGAATTAACTGATATTTTTCAAGATCTTGTAGCTAAACTTTATCCAAATGTTGAATTAAAACCTGTTGAAATAACTATTGCAACAAATGAAAAATTTGGAGATTATCAATGTAATTTTGCAATGATTAATTCAAAGATTATTGGAGATAATCCAAGGAATATAGCTGAAAATATTAAGAATAATTTTCCTTATGGAGCTGTTGTTGAAAAATTAGAAGTTGCTGGACCAGGATTTATAAATATATTCCTATCTAATAAATTTTTATCAGAAACTATAAATAAAATAGGAGAAAAATATGATTTTTCTTTTTTAAATACAAAGGGAGATGTTGTTATAGATTTCTCTTCGCCAAATATTGCAAAGAGAATGCATATAGGACACTTAAGATCTACAATAATAGGGGAGTCTATAAGTAGAATTTATAAATATTTAGGTTATAATGTTGTAGCAGATAATCATATTGGAGATTGGGGAACTCAATTTGGAAAACTTATAGTAGGATATAGAAAATGGTTGAATCAAGAGGCTTATAAAACTAATCCGATAGAAGAGCTTGAAAGAGTTTATGTAAAGTTTTCTGATGAAGCTGATGAAAATCCAGCTTTAGAAGATGAGGCAAGAGCTGAGTTAAAAAAATTACAAGATGGAGAAGAAGAAAATACAAAACTTTGGAAAGAATTTATAGAAGCTTCTCTTCAAGAATACAATAAACTTTATAAAAGATTAGATATACATTTTGATACATATTATGGTGAATCTTTTTACAATGATATGATGGGAGATGTTCTTAAAGAACTTATAGATAAAAATATTGCAAAAGATGATCAAGGAGCTAAGGTAGTATTTTTTAATGAAGAAGATAATCTTTATCCTTGTATAGTTCAAAAGAAAGATGGAGCTTATTTATATTCAACATCTGATATAGCAACAATAAAATTTAGGAAAAATACTTATGATGTTAATAAGTTAGTATATTTAACTGACTCAAGACAACAAGATCACTTTAAACAAGTTTTCAAAATAACTGATATGCTTGATTGGAATATAGAAAAACATCATATATGGTTTGGAATTATTAGATTTGCAGACGCTATATTATCTACTCGTAAAGGAAATATTATAAAATTAGAAGAGCTTTTAGATGAAGCTCATACTAGAGCATATAATATTGTTAATGAGAAAAACTCTTCTTTATCTGAAGAAGAAAAACAAAATATTGCTGAAATTGTTGGAACAAGTTCAGTAAAATATGCTGATTTATCTCAAAATAAACAAAGTGATATTATGTTTGAATGGGATAAAATATTGAGTTTTGAAGGAAATACAGCACCTTATCTACTATATACTTATGCTAGAATACAATCTATATTAAGAAAAGTGGAAGAACAAGGTTTTGATTTAAAAGATATTGAATTAAATTTAACAAATAATTTTGAAAGAAATTTAGCTAATCATCTATTAAATTTACCAATTTCAGTATTAAAATCAGCTGAAACTTTTAAACCTAATTTAATTGCTGATTATTTGTATGAATTATCTAAAAAATTAAATACTTTCTATAATAATTGCCCTATCTTAAATCAAGAGGAAAATATTTTGAAAACAAGAGCATTACTTATAAAGAAAACAGGAGAAGTTTTAAAAGAAGGTTTAGCATTGTTAGGTATTAGTGTATTAAATAAGATGTAA
- a CDS encoding GntP family permease — protein MEQQILIGLLVGIVCLIFMIIKTKIHTFLALIVATIIVGIVGGMEYPQIIGSITKGFGGTLGSIGIIIGFGVMMGQLFEVSGAAKKMALCFLKIFGKGKEELAMAITGFLVSIPIFCDSGFVILTPLIKAISKETKKSIVSLGLALASGLVITHSLVPPTPGPVGVAGIFGVSVSSIILYGIIISIPMVLACLVFAKYAGNRIWQIPTSDGKWTRDKNYVDDLKTSSVYDETNLPSAFLSFAPIIVPIILILLGTVTSAMKLEGKFVSIIQFIGTPVLAVGIGLLITIYGLTRSLDKQRVLDEVEIGIKSAGTIILITGAGGAFGMLIRDSGVGDVIAKSLIDTALPPILLPFIIATLIRFIQGSGTVAMITAASITAPIITKLNVNPVLAALAACVGSLFFSYFNDSFFWVVNRSIGITEGKEQLKLYSIASTIAWAVGIIVLLILNIFIK, from the coding sequence ATGGAACAACAAATTTTAATTGGTTTATTAGTTGGTATTGTTTGTTTAATTTTTATGATTATAAAAACTAAAATTCATACATTTTTAGCTTTAATAGTTGCAACTATCATAGTTGGAATTGTTGGAGGAATGGAATATCCTCAAATTATTGGTAGTATTACAAAAGGTTTTGGTGGAACTTTAGGAAGCATTGGAATCATAATAGGTTTTGGAGTTATGATGGGACAACTTTTTGAAGTTTCTGGAGCTGCAAAAAAAATGGCTCTATGTTTCTTAAAAATTTTTGGAAAAGGTAAAGAAGAACTAGCAATGGCTATAACAGGTTTTTTAGTTTCTATTCCTATATTTTGTGACTCAGGTTTTGTTATTTTAACTCCATTAATAAAAGCTATTTCTAAGGAAACTAAAAAATCAATTGTATCTTTAGGACTAGCTCTTGCATCAGGATTAGTAATCACTCACTCTCTTGTCCCACCTACTCCTGGACCAGTTGGAGTTGCTGGAATATTTGGTGTTAGTGTTTCAAGTATAATTTTATATGGAATTATAATTTCAATTCCAATGGTATTAGCTTGTTTAGTGTTTGCAAAATATGCAGGAAATAGAATTTGGCAAATTCCTACCAGTGATGGAAAATGGACAAGAGATAAAAATTATGTAGATGATTTAAAAACTTCAAGTGTTTATGATGAAACTAATTTACCTTCTGCATTTCTATCTTTTGCTCCAATTATAGTTCCTATTATTTTAATTTTATTAGGAACTGTTACTAGTGCTATGAAACTTGAAGGAAAATTTGTATCTATTATTCAATTTATAGGAACCCCTGTATTAGCAGTAGGAATTGGTTTACTTATTACTATCTATGGTTTAACTAGAAGTTTAGATAAACAAAGAGTTTTAGATGAAGTTGAAATTGGAATAAAGTCAGCTGGAACAATTATTTTAATTACTGGTGCTGGTGGAGCTTTTGGAATGTTAATTAGAGATAGTGGTGTAGGAGATGTTATTGCTAAATCATTAATTGATACAGCATTACCACCTATTTTATTACCTTTTATAATTGCAACTTTAATTCGTTTTATACAAGGAAGTGGTACTGTTGCTATGATTACAGCAGCGTCTATAACTGCTCCAATTATTACTAAATTAAATGTTAATCCTGTTCTTGCTGCACTTGCAGCCTGTGTAGGTTCACTTTTCTTCTCATATTTTAATGATAGTTTCTTTTGGGTTGTCAATCGTTCAATAGGAATTACAGAAGGAAAAGAACAATTAAAACTTTATTCTATCGCAAGTACAATTGCTTGGGCAGTAGGAATTATTGTTTTATTAATACTTAATATTTTTATTAAATAA
- the pdxA gene encoding 4-hydroxythreonine-4-phosphate dehydrogenase PdxA — translation MKTKIAIPMGDPAGVGPEIVVKTAVSKEILDLCDLVVIGDKKVLEKATEICQVNLKIHTIKNVEEGKYEKGILNVIDLENVDINTLEYGKIQGMCGRAAFEYIKKCVELAIEHKVDAIATTPINKESLKAGNVNYIGHTEILGDLSNSRDPLTMFEVDNMRVFFLTRHMSLRRACDAITKERVLEYIERCTKALKQLGVSGKMAVAGLNPHSGEHGLFGDEEVKEITPAIEEAQKLGYDVVGPVGADSVFHQALQGRYVAVLSLYHDQGHIATKTYDFERTIAITLDMPFLRTSVDHGTAFDIAGKGIVSAVSMIEAVKLAAKYAPNFKNIK, via the coding sequence ATGAAAACAAAAATAGCTATCCCTATGGGAGATCCTGCTGGTGTTGGACCTGAAATCGTTGTAAAAACAGCCGTTTCAAAAGAAATTTTAGATTTATGTGATTTAGTAGTGATTGGAGATAAAAAAGTTCTTGAAAAAGCTACAGAAATTTGTCAAGTTAACTTAAAAATTCACACTATAAAAAATGTTGAAGAAGGAAAATATGAAAAAGGTATTCTAAATGTAATTGATTTAGAAAATGTAGATATTAACACTTTAGAATATGGAAAAATACAAGGAATGTGTGGAAGGGCTGCCTTTGAATATATAAAAAAATGTGTTGAATTAGCAATAGAACATAAAGTTGATGCTATCGCAACAACTCCAATTAATAAAGAATCTTTAAAAGCAGGAAATGTTAACTACATAGGACATACTGAAATATTAGGAGATTTATCAAATTCTAGAGATCCTTTAACAATGTTTGAAGTTGATAATATGAGAGTTTTCTTCTTAACTCGTCATATGTCATTAAGAAGAGCTTGTGATGCTATTACAAAAGAAAGAGTTTTGGAATATATAGAAAGATGTACAAAGGCTTTAAAACAATTAGGAGTAAGTGGAAAAATGGCAGTAGCTGGATTAAATCCACACTCTGGTGAACATGGACTTTTTGGAGATGAAGAAGTTAAAGAAATAACTCCTGCAATAGAGGAAGCTCAAAAATTAGGTTATGATGTAGTTGGACCTGTTGGAGCAGATTCAGTTTTCCATCAAGCTCTACAAGGAAGATACGTTGCTGTTCTATCTCTATATCATGATCAAGGACATATTGCTACAAAAACTTATGATTTTGAAAGAACAATTGCTATAACATTAGATATGCCATTTTTAAGAACTTCAGTTGACCATGGAACTGCTTTTGATATAGCAGGAAAAGGAATTGTAAGTGCTGTTAGTATGATAGAAGCCGTGAAATTAGCTGCAAAATATGCACCAAACTTTAAGAATATAAAATAA
- a CDS encoding four-carbon acid sugar kinase family protein, whose translation MQKYIVIADDLTGSNATCSLFKKIGLRAASILKLQSDRNYDVDVISYSTASRGLDKEEAYKKVSEAIKILKSQDILVYNKRIDSTLRGNIGVEINAMLDNLENDRIAVVVPAYPDSGRIVVNKTMLVNGVLLENSDAGKDPKTPIKTSCVENLVQKDIKYSSTYFTLSDIVQPIEEIAKKIQEAIKKSRILIFDAVNNEDIIKISKAVIQSEINIVTVDPGPFTLYYSRELQKKNHLEKKILMVIGSVTPTTKKQIEYILQEEDIFLVKMKIEDFFEKESCSKEIERVISFIKKGISNYNLFLVTTSPIGDEEKADLQKLAKNLNTTVEEISKIIANTLTETVVKILKETEKFEGIYSSGGDITIALLEKLKAIGVEIREEVIPLAAYGRIIGGDFPDLKLVSKGGMVGDEKTIKLCLHKIKNDI comes from the coding sequence ATGCAAAAATATATTGTAATAGCTGATGATTTAACTGGTTCTAATGCCACTTGCTCATTATTCAAAAAAATTGGACTAAGAGCAGCTAGTATTTTAAAATTACAAAGTGACAGAAATTATGATGTTGATGTTATCTCTTATTCCACTGCTAGTAGAGGTCTTGACAAAGAAGAAGCTTATAAAAAAGTCTCGGAAGCAATTAAAATATTAAAAAGCCAAGATATATTAGTCTACAACAAAAGAATTGATTCAACTTTAAGAGGAAATATAGGTGTAGAAATTAACGCTATGTTAGATAATTTAGAAAATGATAGAATAGCTGTTGTTGTCCCAGCTTACCCTGATTCAGGAAGGATAGTAGTTAATAAAACTATGTTAGTAAATGGAGTTTTGTTAGAAAATTCAGATGCTGGTAAAGATCCTAAAACTCCTATAAAAACATCTTGTGTTGAAAACTTAGTACAGAAAGATATTAAATATTCATCAACATATTTTACACTATCTGATATTGTGCAACCTATTGAAGAAATAGCTAAAAAAATTCAAGAAGCTATAAAAAAATCTAGAATTCTTATTTTTGATGCAGTCAATAATGAGGATATTATAAAGATATCAAAAGCTGTAATTCAAAGTGAAATAAATATTGTAACTGTTGATCCAGGTCCTTTTACTCTATATTATAGTAGAGAACTTCAAAAGAAAAATCATTTGGAGAAAAAAATATTAATGGTAATTGGTAGTGTTACCCCAACTACTAAAAAACAAATTGAATATATTTTACAAGAAGAAGATATTTTTCTTGTAAAAATGAAAATTGAAGATTTTTTTGAAAAAGAAAGTTGCTCAAAAGAAATTGAAAGAGTTATTTCATTTATAAAGAAAGGTATTTCAAATTATAATCTATTTTTAGTTACAACAAGCCCAATTGGTGATGAGGAAAAAGCTGACTTACAAAAACTGGCTAAAAATTTAAATACAACTGTTGAAGAAATTTCTAAAATTATAGCCAATACTTTAACTGAAACTGTTGTAAAAATTTTAAAAGAAACTGAAAAATTTGAAGGTATTTATAGTTCTGGTGGTGATATTACTATAGCTCTTTTAGAAAAATTAAAAGCAATTGGAGTAGAAATTCGTGAAGAAGTCATACCTTTAGCAGCTTATGGAAGAATCATAGGTGGAGATTTTCCTGATTTAAAATTAGTAAGTAAAGGAGGTATGGTAGGTGATGAAAAAACAATAAAATTATGTTTACATAAAATAAAAAACGATATTTAA
- a CDS encoding DeoR/GlpR family DNA-binding transcription regulator — protein MLSMERHRYILRYLEENGNSTRKELAKLLNVTIMTIGRDFKKLEEKGLLIQTHGGATLPGFLMDEKKYERKKEEHTEIKRKIAKSIFQKIQSNMTIILDAGTTTYELATLLANSSLKNICVITTDLYIALELYQKENIKVILLGGEVSSETGSTATVFSLQQIEEYNADIAFLGVSSISELFDLTVPTEIKAFLKRAMMKISKESILLVDSSKFQKKKLYKFANIKNFDYIVTDYNFSKEEIEKYYLKKKIITIK, from the coding sequence ATGCTGTCAATGGAACGTCATCGGTATATTCTTCGTTACTTAGAAGAAAATGGAAATTCTACTCGTAAGGAATTAGCTAAACTTTTAAATGTAACAATTATGACAATTGGTAGAGATTTTAAAAAGCTCGAAGAAAAAGGTTTGTTAATTCAAACACATGGTGGAGCTACTCTCCCTGGATTTTTAATGGATGAAAAAAAATATGAAAGAAAGAAAGAAGAACACACAGAAATTAAAAGAAAAATTGCTAAAAGTATTTTTCAAAAAATTCAATCTAATATGACTATTATTTTAGATGCTGGTACAACTACTTATGAATTAGCAACTCTTTTAGCTAATTCATCTCTAAAAAATATCTGTGTAATAACTACTGATTTATATATTGCTTTAGAACTATATCAAAAAGAAAACATTAAAGTAATTTTATTAGGAGGAGAAGTTTCTTCTGAAACTGGGTCCACTGCTACCGTATTTTCACTACAACAAATTGAAGAATATAATGCTGACATAGCTTTTTTAGGAGTGTCTTCAATTTCAGAATTATTTGATTTGACTGTTCCAACAGAAATAAAAGCTTTTTTAAAAAGAGCAATGATGAAAATTAGTAAAGAAAGTATCCTATTAGTTGATAGCAGTAAATTTCAAAAGAAAAAATTATACAAATTTGCAAATATAAAAAACTTTGATTATATCGTTACAGATTATAATTTTTCAAAAGAAGAAATAGAAAAATATTATCTCAAAAAAAAGATAATAACTATTAAATAA
- a CDS encoding dihydrolipoyl dehydrogenase family protein: MEKKYDLLVIGWGKAGKTLAAKVSASGKKVAIIEENPNMYGGTCINVGCLPTKSLVHSAKILSQVKKYGIDGDYNFKNDYFVKSMEKKNEMTKKLRNKNYLLLENAENVDIFLGKASFVSNNEVKVKKTDGEVVLKAEKIVINTGSVSRTLNIEGADNKNVLTSEGILDLTALPKKLLIIGAGYIGLEFASYFANFGTEVTVFQFDDSFLPREDEDESKIVKETLEKKGIKFLFNTATKKIVANGEDEVKVVYTREGNDSEEVFNKVLVAVGRRPDIDNLGLENTDVKVGKFGEIVVNDELKTDAQNIWAAGDVKGGPQFTYVSLDDFRIILPQILEDKVKRHVSDRVMIPTSTFIDPPYSRVGLNEKEAQRLRIKYTKKFALTMTIPKAHVIDETEGFTKILINENDEIIGASVFNYESHEIINFLALAINQKIKVEVLKNFIYTHPIITESFNDILA; the protein is encoded by the coding sequence ATGGAAAAAAAATATGATTTATTGGTTATCGGATGGGGAAAAGCTGGAAAAACTTTAGCTGCTAAAGTATCAGCAAGTGGAAAAAAAGTTGCTATTATAGAAGAAAATCCTAATATGTATGGTGGAACTTGTATCAATGTAGGATGTTTACCTACTAAATCTCTTGTACATAGTGCTAAAATTTTATCTCAAGTTAAAAAATACGGTATTGATGGAGATTACAATTTTAAAAATGATTACTTTGTTAAATCTATGGAAAAGAAAAATGAAATGACAAAGAAATTAAGAAACAAAAACTACCTATTATTAGAAAATGCAGAAAATGTAGATATTTTTTTAGGTAAAGCTAGCTTTGTATCAAATAATGAAGTAAAAGTAAAAAAAACTGATGGAGAAGTTGTTTTAAAAGCTGAAAAAATAGTTATCAACACTGGTTCTGTTTCAAGAACTTTAAATATAGAAGGTGCAGACAATAAAAATGTTCTTACAAGTGAAGGTATTTTAGATTTAACTGCTCTTCCTAAAAAATTATTAATTATCGGAGCTGGATACATTGGTTTAGAATTTGCTTCTTATTTTGCTAACTTTGGTACAGAAGTAACTGTATTCCAATTTGATGATAGTTTCCTACCAAGAGAAGACGAAGATGAATCTAAAATAGTAAAAGAAACTTTGGAAAAGAAAGGTATAAAATTCTTATTTAATACAGCTACTAAAAAAATTGTTGCAAATGGAGAAGATGAAGTTAAAGTTGTTTATACAAGAGAAGGTAACGATTCTGAAGAAGTTTTCAATAAGGTACTAGTTGCCGTTGGAAGAAGACCTGATATCGATAATCTAGGTCTTGAAAATACAGATGTAAAAGTTGGAAAATTCGGAGAAATAGTTGTTAATGACGAATTAAAAACAGATGCTCAAAATATATGGGCTGCTGGAGATGTAAAAGGTGGACCTCAATTTACATATGTTTCATTAGATGATTTCCGTATAATTTTACCTCAAATCTTAGAAGATAAAGTAAAAAGACATGTATCAGATAGAGTAATGATTCCTACTTCTACTTTTATCGATCCTCCTTATTCAAGAGTTGGATTAAATGAAAAAGAAGCTCAAAGATTACGTATAAAATATACTAAGAAATTTGCTTTAACAATGACTATACCTAAAGCTCATGTTATAGATGAAACTGAAGGATTTACTAAGATTTTAATAAATGAAAATGATGAAATTATAGGTGCTAGTGTATTTAATTATGAATCTCATGAAATAATTAACTTTTTAGCATTAGCTATTAACCAAAAAATTAAAGTAGAAGTTTTAAAGAATTTTATTTATACTCACCCTATTATAACTGAAAGTTTTAATGATATATTAGCTTAA
- a CDS encoding winged helix-turn-helix transcriptional regulator — MSKSIIISKNTCPMNLGINILSGKWKLQIIWNIQKNKVVRFNELQRMLGDITTKTLTSQLRELEENQIIKRTVFPEVPPRVEYSLTEIGESIEPILNSLCDWGKAYLGKK; from the coding sequence ATGTCAAAATCTATCATAATTTCTAAGAATACTTGTCCAATGAATTTAGGAATAAATATTTTATCAGGAAAATGGAAATTACAAATTATATGGAATATTCAAAAAAATAAAGTTGTTCGTTTTAATGAATTGCAAAGAATGTTAGGAGATATAACTACAAAAACTCTAACTAGTCAATTAAGAGAGCTTGAAGAAAATCAGATTATAAAAAGAACAGTATTTCCAGAAGTGCCACCAAGAGTTGAATATAGTTTAACAGAAATAGGAGAAAGCATTGAACCAATTTTAAATAGTCTTTGTGATTGGGGTAAAGCATATTTAGGAAAGAAATAA
- a CDS encoding KpsF/GutQ family sugar-phosphate isomerase, with the protein MSDKEILDIAKNIYDIEIKSLEVRMNNLDKYFVEATRKILECKGKVVVTGIGKTGIIGKKISATLASTGTTSTFMNSTEGLHGDLGTLNKEDIVIAISNSGESDEIISIMPAIKNIGAYIIAMTGNINSRLAKASDLYLNTHVEEEGCPLNLAPMSSTTNALVMGDALAGCLMKLRNFTPQNFAMYHPGGSLGRKLLTKVGNLMQSGTALALCKKDSSMEEIVILLSEKKLGVVCVMNDDNTILDGIITEGDIRRALKHKEEFFKLKAQDIMTINYTKVQKDQMATQALSIMEDRPTQINVLPVFDGENFVGVIRIHDLLKVR; encoded by the coding sequence ATGTCAGATAAAGAAATTTTAGATATTGCCAAAAATATCTACGATATTGAAATTAAAAGTTTAGAGGTTAGAATGAACAATCTAGACAAATATTTTGTTGAGGCCACTAGAAAAATATTAGAGTGCAAAGGAAAAGTTGTTGTTACTGGTATAGGAAAAACTGGAATTATTGGTAAAAAAATATCAGCCACTTTAGCTTCTACAGGGACTACGAGCACTTTTATGAACTCTACTGAAGGTTTACATGGAGATTTAGGTACTCTAAATAAAGAAGATATTGTAATTGCAATTTCTAATAGTGGTGAAAGCGACGAAATTATTTCTATTATGCCTGCAATCAAAAATATTGGTGCATATATTATAGCAATGACTGGAAACATAAATTCAAGACTTGCTAAAGCTTCTGATTTATATCTTAATACTCATGTTGAAGAAGAAGGCTGTCCATTAAATTTAGCTCCAATGTCTTCTACAACAAATGCTTTAGTTATGGGAGATGCTCTTGCAGGTTGCTTGATGAAACTTAGAAATTTCACCCCTCAAAATTTTGCAATGTATCATCCCGGTGGTAGTTTGGGAAGAAAACTTCTTACTAAAGTTGGAAATCTTATGCAATCTGGAACAGCTCTTGCTCTTTGTAAAAAAGATTCCAGTATGGAAGAAATTGTTATTCTATTGAGTGAAAAAAAACTTGGTGTTGTATGTGTTATGAATGATGATAATACAATACTTGATGGAATTATTACTGAAGGAGATATCAGAAGAGCATTAAAACATAAAGAAGAATTTTTCAAATTAAAAGCTCAAGATATTATGACAATTAACTATACAAAAGTACAAAAAGACCAAATGGCAACTCAAGCTCTTTCTATTATGGAAGATAGACCTACTCAAATCAATGTTTTGCCCGTTTTTGATGGAGAAAATTTTGTAGGTGTTATAAGAATACATGACTTACTAAAAGTAAGATAA
- a CDS encoding 5-formyltetrahydrofolate cyclo-ligase yields the protein MNKKEVRKIIRERRENLSKEYIEKASDIIFQALSEDENFKNAKIIMSYLDFKNEVMTDKINNFIKNQNKILVLPKVISSDKMIVIEDKGKYTQSKFGNFEPDGEEYTGRIDLIITPGVAFDKLKNRVGFGRGYYDRFFEIHKEAIKIAIAFDIQIFEDEIETDIYDKKVDKLITETKIY from the coding sequence ATGAATAAAAAAGAAGTTAGAAAAATTATCCGAGAAAGACGAGAAAATCTATCAAAAGAATATATTGAAAAAGCTAGTGATATAATATTTCAAGCTCTATCAGAAGATGAAAATTTTAAAAATGCCAAAATTATTATGAGCTATCTTGATTTTAAAAATGAAGTTATGACTGATAAAATAAATAATTTTATTAAAAATCAAAATAAAATTCTTGTACTACCTAAAGTTATAAGTTCAGATAAAATGATAGTTATTGAAGATAAAGGAAAATATACTCAAAGTAAATTTGGAAATTTTGAGCCAGATGGAGAGGAATATACTGGAAGAATAGATCTTATTATTACTCCGGGTGTTGCTTTTGATAAACTTAAAAATAGAGTGGGATTTGGTAGAGGATACTATGATAGATTTTTTGAAATTCACAAAGAAGCAATAAAAATTGCTATTGCTTTTGATATTCAAATTTTTGAAGATGAGATTGAAACAGATATCTACGATAAAAAAGTAGACAAATTAATTACTGAAACTAAAATATATTAG
- a CDS encoding uracil-DNA glycosylase family protein — protein sequence MEKFDEILEDIRFEVEHIGRELIPENKREVKIGMGNKNAPILFIGNDPNLYEDENFRVAVGSSGEFLVKLLDIAEITSDMYYITTLTKRDLKVKIFNEDDRKKLIDLLFMQIALIDPKIVVFLGLDIAQIVENREINFEEERGNFIHWRGNTKVLLTYEVEEIIKARADSGKKSVKATNFWTDIKNIKAELMKDE from the coding sequence ATGGAAAAATTTGATGAGATTTTAGAGGATATAAGATTTGAAGTAGAACATATAGGAAGAGAGTTAATTCCTGAAAATAAAAGAGAAGTAAAAATTGGAATGGGTAATAAAAATGCCCCTATTCTTTTCATAGGAAATGATCCTAATCTATACGAAGATGAAAATTTTAGAGTTGCTGTTGGTTCAAGTGGTGAATTTTTAGTTAAATTACTTGATATAGCAGAAATTACATCAGATATGTATTATATTACAACTCTTACTAAAAGAGATTTAAAAGTAAAAATCTTTAATGAAGATGATAGAAAAAAATTAATTGATTTACTATTTATGCAAATAGCTCTTATAGATCCAAAAATAGTTGTTTTTCTAGGCTTAGATATTGCTCAAATAGTTGAAAATAGGGAAATTAACTTTGAAGAAGAAAGAGGAAATTTTATTCATTGGAGAGGGAATACAAAAGTTCTTTTAACTTATGAAGTTGAAGAAATTATTAAGGCAAGAGCTGATAGTGGTAAAAAATCTGTTAAAGCAACTAATTTTTGGACTGATATTAAAAATATAAAAGCTGAGTTGATGAAGGATGAATAA